In Phlebotomus papatasi isolate M1 chromosome 1, Ppap_2.1, whole genome shotgun sequence, the following proteins share a genomic window:
- the LOC129809606 gene encoding uncharacterized protein LOC129809606, which yields MSDGLHRKRPTRDNGQAVASTAGPGVGGHQSNGRGSGVTSGLTSLPRRQRHFRMATWNIFSLTGKHQELKSEAKRFQLDIIGVSSTKQRGSGTVDLEEGWQLFLSGVAPEMSAQAGVGILTSPRLSDRVCDVWTHSGRVMGIKIKLERSSLAVLQVYAPNASSEYPAFLDEVEEVLNKASSEADSVVLFGDFNAHVGVDSETWRGVIGKNGDKTQEIHKYTWEDTKRGLKSIIDFVLVPGVDRRIVQDVRVFNSAELSTDHHLLFAKINLNEDPPALPKGKSKVLKCIRWESLKKKDVEEKFVKGIQERFEQIPQSPSDIEAEWACFQTAILASATEACGVKRINVTNNVKRSSWWGTPGVKEAVGEKKKAYKLYIQCKDSDSRDRYVEARKAAKLVVKAAREEAWKKFGEKLELDYRSANKTFWQTVRRLRGKKSNSIQGVTSKEGNLLTKEEEVLNRWKEYFSELLNPQQGTDDDVPRSKGREESSPSESEVLYAIKKKPTTCASLQQSHRKKILNHFHGGVGEVRLEKKIGRLLNGFEVDTVMWLCI from the exons ATGTCGGACGGATTGCACCGGAAACGACCTACGCGAGACAATGGACAAGCTGTTGCTTCAACCGCTGGTCCCGGGGTCGGAGGGCACCAGAGTAACGGAAGAGGCTCTGGAGTGACATCAGGTTTGACAAGCCTACCACGACGACAACGGCACTTCAGAATGGCTACATGGAATATCTTTTCACTCACAGGGAAGCACCAGGAGCTTAAGAGCGAAGCAAAAAGATTCCAATTAGATATAATTGGTGTTTCGTCTACTAAGCAAAGAGGTAGTGGAACTGTGGATCTTGAGGAAGGGTGGCAACTTTTCCTGTCCGGAGTGGCACCGGAAATGTCTGCACAGGCGGGTGTGGGGATACTCACAAGCCCTCGGCTGTCAGACAGGGTTTGTGATGTCTGGACACACAGTGGAAGAGTGATGGGTATCAAGATCAAACTTGAGAGATCTTCCCTGGCGGTGTTGCAGGTGTACGCACCGAACGCATCGTCAGAGTACCCAGCTTTCCTAGATGAAGTGGAGGAAGTCCTGAATAAGGCATCTTCTGAAGCGGATTCAGTTGTGTTGTTTGGGGATTTCAATGCCCATGTTGGTGTTGACTCTGAGACATGGAGGGGTGTGATTGGGAAGAACGGGGATAAGA CACAGGAGATTCATAAATACACCTGGGAAGACACAAAACGAGGACTTAAGTCAATAATTGACTTTGTCCTGGTACCCGGTGTTGATAGAAGAATTGTCCAAGACGTTCGAGTTTTTAACAGTGCTGAACTGTCAACTGATCACCACCTgctctttgcaaaaattaaccTCAACGAAGATCCTCCCGCTCTACCTAAGGGTAAGAGCAAAGTGCTTAAATGCATTAGGTGGGAGAGTCTCAAGAAGAAAGACGTtgaggaaaaatttgtgaagggCATACAGGAAAGGTTTGAACAAATTCCACAGTCTCCTTCTGACATAGAGGCTGAATGGGCCTGCTTCCAAACAGCCATTTTGGCCTCGGCTACAGAAGCTTGTGGCGTTAAGCGCATTAATGTGACGAACAACGTGAAACGGTCATCTTGGTGGGGAACACCGGGAGTAAAAGAAGCCGTTGGAGAGAAAAAGAAGGCTTACAAGTTGTACATACAATGTAAGGATTCTGattctcgtgatcgttatgttgAGGCGCGAAAGGCTGCAAAGCTCGTAGTTAAAGCCGCTAGAGAGGAGGCGTGGAAAAAGTTCGGTGAAAAGCTGGAGCTTGACTATAGGTCGGCAAACAAAACTTTCTGGCAAACAGTCCGAAGACTCCGAGGGAAGAAGAGCAATTCCATCCAAGGAGTAACATCCAAGGAAgggaatcttctgaccaaagagGAAGAGGTTTTAAATCGCTGGAAAGAGTACTTCTCAGAATTGCTCAATCCTCAGCAAGGCACTGATGATGACGTACCCAGGAGTAAAGGCAGGGAGGAAAGTAGTCCTTCAGAGAGTGAAGTCCTGTATGCGATTA